In a genomic window of Gossypium arboreum isolate Shixiya-1 chromosome 9, ASM2569848v2, whole genome shotgun sequence:
- the LOC108455722 gene encoding uncharacterized protein LOC108455722: MKREGRQHGMVRTYRILPSPWNPNPESRFVQQFDSPPTAGLFTKVPLKPTNHSKFTGRCGRPRCLGCHMHPACKSKDKSKGSHKLRSREMVTSYRLITWRVVDGRHGLKDSEFSASRILDHLSNHYDDDADDDECVVDDGFKVNSQEPLGEMEHCKGEAEENIIVDHNKDDDDDVKNDGVHVDDDDVRFVLDQDLEEGGWCLVGDD; this comes from the coding sequence ATGAAGAGGGAAGGCCGTCAGCATGGTATGGTTAGGACCTACCGGATCCTCCCCTCTCCATGGAACCCCAACCCTGAATCTCGTTTTGTTCAACAATTCGATTCGCCCCCAACCGCCGGATTATTCACCAAGGTGCCGCTGAAGCCGACTAATCATTCCAAGTTTACGGGACGATGCGGTAGACCACGGTGCTTAGGGTGTCACATGCATCCTGCTTGTAAGTCCAAAGATAAGAGTAAGGGCAGTCATAAGTTGAGGTCAAGGGAGATGGTCACTAGCTATAGATTGATCACTTGGAGAGTTGTTGATGGGAGGCATGGTTTGAAAGATTCTGAGTTTTCAGCTTCAAGGATTTTGGACCATTTGTCTAATCACTatgatgatgatgctgatgaTGATGAATGTGTAGTTGATGATGGGTTCAAGGTGAATTCTCAAGAACCCTTGGGAGAAATGGAACACTGTAAAGGTGAGGCTGAAGAAAATATTATTGTTGACCATAATaaggatgatgatgatgatgtgaaGAATGATGGTGTTcatgttgatgatgatgatgtgaGATTTGTTTTGGATCAAGATTTGGAAGAAGGAGGTTGGTGTTTAGTTGGGGATGATTGA
- the LOC108457098 gene encoding protein FAR1-RELATED SEQUENCE 5-like isoform X1, producing MSMDRGGHDILTHGKNSEFQNELHESNRADVDMGEGCKSSETSSPEKSREATESENDSWSGSASLVEKSVVEINGDECQAPPEIPLVNKYEMNVDSEQESQSLDSVSIDVLVPGVHVKDGEDLFMVPAVGMEFESEEHAYKCYSRYAVMEGFSIRKDFVNKSRVTGAVVSRRFTCYRQGYRPSKHTMNTRKPRKETRTGCLAHMTIAWQPYGKFRVTNFENKHNHEFVNPSRAHLLPSQKRLAFAEAVEADLASSSGVDGVPKLGMGFESEDHAYEFYNSYAGQVGFSVRKDYVNRSKIDGAVVSRRFTCFREGFRQKDKRDLNIKRPRKETRIGCLAQLVISHQSDGSYRVTNFEEKHNHELVASCWIRMLRSQKRLVAAQIAEGNAIEGRKIQLKSAYEVSCNSIEDCVDHEYDPVDRRSKLISKRTREMRDGEAEKIQQYFQGKKVKNPSFSYAIQLDADNQIANIFWTDAKMVMDYSDFGDVLCFDTTYRINEDCRLFSPFVGVNHHRQMVIFGAALLYNETVDSFKWLFQKFLEAMSGKKPKTILTDQDEIVSEAISSILPDINQRVCVWHVYQRALKQLSHMFIGSPPFVNDLLSCFFDHEEE from the coding sequence ATGTCAATGGATAGGGGTGGCCATGACATACTAACACATGGAAAGAATTCAGAATTTCAAAACGAGCTTCACGAATCAAATCGAGCAGATGTTGATATGGGTGAAGGATGTAAAAGCTCTGAAACCTCCTCTCCTGAAAAGAGTCGAGAAGCTACTGAAAGCGAGAATGATAGTTGGAGTGGAAGTGCTTCTTTGGTCGAGAAGAGTGTGGTGGAAATTAATGGGGACGAATGCCAGGCACCCCCTGAAATTCCCTTAGTCAACAAGTATGAGATGAATGTTGATAGTGAACAAGAGTCTCAGAGTCTGGATTCTGTATCTATTGACGTGTTAGTTCCCGGAGTTCATGTAAAAGATGGCGAAGATTTATTTATGGTTCCAGCAGTTGGAATGGAGTTTGAATCAGAAGAACATGCATACAAGTGTTATAGTAGATATGCTGTAATGGAAGGGTTTAGTATTAGAAAAGATTTCGTGAACAAAAGTCGAGTAACTGGTGCTGTTGTATCCCGAAGATTCACCTGTTACAGACAAGGTTATAGACCTAGCAAGCATACCATGAATACGAGGAAGCCCCGCAAAGAGACGAGAACTGGTTGCTTGGCTCATATGACTATTGCATGGCAACCTTATGGAAAGTTTCGTGTCACTAATTTTGAAAACAAGCACAACCATGAGTTTGTGAACCCGTCAAGAGCTCATCTGTTACCATCACAGAAGAGGTTAGCCTTTGCTGAAGCAGTTGAAGCTGACTTAGCTAGTAGTTCAGGAGTGGACGGCGTGCCTAAGCTTGGAATGGGGTTCGAATCAGAGGATCATGCATATGAGTTTTACAATTCATATGCAGGACAAGTTGGTTTCAGTGTTCGAAAAGATTATGTGAATAGGAGTAAGATAGATGGTGCTGTGGTGTCAAGGCGGTTTACTTGCTTCAGAGAAGGGTTTCGCCAGAAAGATAAAAGGGATTTGAATATAAAGAGACCTCGAAAAGAAACAAGAATTGGTTGTTTGGCGCAACTAGTCATTTCTCATCAGTCTGATGGTAGCTACCGTGTCACTAATTTCGAAGAAAAACACAATCACGAGCTTGTTGCATCATGTTGGATTAGAATGTTACGATCACAAAAGCGGTTGGTTGCAGCCCAAATTGCCGAAGGCAATGCAATTGAGGGTCGTAAGATACAACTAAAGTCAGCATATGAAGTATCATGTAACTCGATTGAGGATTGTGTCGACCATGAATATGATCCAGTAGATCGAAGAAGTAAATTGATTTCCAAACGTACTCGAGAAATGAGAGATGGAGAAGCTGAAAAGATACAACAATATTTTCAGGGTAAGAAAGTGAAAAATCCATCCTTTTCCTATGCCATCCAACTCGATGCTGACAATCAAATAGCTAATATTTTTTGGACTGATGCAAAGATGGTAATGGACTACAGTGACTTTGGTGATGTACTTTGCTTTGATACAACCTACAGGATAAATGAAGATTGTCGTCTATTTTCACCGTTCGTTGGGGTGAACCATCATAGGCAAATGGTGATTTTTGGTGCTGCACTTTTATATAATGAAACTGTTGATTCTTTCAAGTGGCTGTTCCAAAAGTTTTTGGAGGCAATGTCTGGTAAGAAGCCAAAAACAATCCTCACTGATCAAGATGAAATAGTCTCTGAAGCAATTAGTTCCATATTACCGGACATAAACCAACGAGTATGCGTTTGGCATGTGTACCAAAGGGCACTCAAGCAACTGAGTCATATGTTTATAGGTTCTCCGCCTTTCGTGAATGACTTACTCAGTTGCTTTTTCGATCATGAGGAAGAATAA
- the LOC108457098 gene encoding protein FAR1-RELATED SEQUENCE 5-like isoform X2, which yields MGEGCKSSETSSPEKSREATESENDSWSGSASLVEKSVVEINGDECQAPPEIPLVNKYEMNVDSEQESQSLDSVSIDVLVPGVHVKDGEDLFMVPAVGMEFESEEHAYKCYSRYAVMEGFSIRKDFVNKSRVTGAVVSRRFTCYRQGYRPSKHTMNTRKPRKETRTGCLAHMTIAWQPYGKFRVTNFENKHNHEFVNPSRAHLLPSQKRLAFAEAVEADLASSSGVDGVPKLGMGFESEDHAYEFYNSYAGQVGFSVRKDYVNRSKIDGAVVSRRFTCFREGFRQKDKRDLNIKRPRKETRIGCLAQLVISHQSDGSYRVTNFEEKHNHELVASCWIRMLRSQKRLVAAQIAEGNAIEGRKIQLKSAYEVSCNSIEDCVDHEYDPVDRRSKLISKRTREMRDGEAEKIQQYFQGKKVKNPSFSYAIQLDADNQIANIFWTDAKMVMDYSDFGDVLCFDTTYRINEDCRLFSPFVGVNHHRQMVIFGAALLYNETVDSFKWLFQKFLEAMSGKKPKTILTDQDEIVSEAISSILPDINQRVCVWHVYQRALKQLSHMFIGSPPFVNDLLSCFFDHEEE from the coding sequence ATGGGTGAAGGATGTAAAAGCTCTGAAACCTCCTCTCCTGAAAAGAGTCGAGAAGCTACTGAAAGCGAGAATGATAGTTGGAGTGGAAGTGCTTCTTTGGTCGAGAAGAGTGTGGTGGAAATTAATGGGGACGAATGCCAGGCACCCCCTGAAATTCCCTTAGTCAACAAGTATGAGATGAATGTTGATAGTGAACAAGAGTCTCAGAGTCTGGATTCTGTATCTATTGACGTGTTAGTTCCCGGAGTTCATGTAAAAGATGGCGAAGATTTATTTATGGTTCCAGCAGTTGGAATGGAGTTTGAATCAGAAGAACATGCATACAAGTGTTATAGTAGATATGCTGTAATGGAAGGGTTTAGTATTAGAAAAGATTTCGTGAACAAAAGTCGAGTAACTGGTGCTGTTGTATCCCGAAGATTCACCTGTTACAGACAAGGTTATAGACCTAGCAAGCATACCATGAATACGAGGAAGCCCCGCAAAGAGACGAGAACTGGTTGCTTGGCTCATATGACTATTGCATGGCAACCTTATGGAAAGTTTCGTGTCACTAATTTTGAAAACAAGCACAACCATGAGTTTGTGAACCCGTCAAGAGCTCATCTGTTACCATCACAGAAGAGGTTAGCCTTTGCTGAAGCAGTTGAAGCTGACTTAGCTAGTAGTTCAGGAGTGGACGGCGTGCCTAAGCTTGGAATGGGGTTCGAATCAGAGGATCATGCATATGAGTTTTACAATTCATATGCAGGACAAGTTGGTTTCAGTGTTCGAAAAGATTATGTGAATAGGAGTAAGATAGATGGTGCTGTGGTGTCAAGGCGGTTTACTTGCTTCAGAGAAGGGTTTCGCCAGAAAGATAAAAGGGATTTGAATATAAAGAGACCTCGAAAAGAAACAAGAATTGGTTGTTTGGCGCAACTAGTCATTTCTCATCAGTCTGATGGTAGCTACCGTGTCACTAATTTCGAAGAAAAACACAATCACGAGCTTGTTGCATCATGTTGGATTAGAATGTTACGATCACAAAAGCGGTTGGTTGCAGCCCAAATTGCCGAAGGCAATGCAATTGAGGGTCGTAAGATACAACTAAAGTCAGCATATGAAGTATCATGTAACTCGATTGAGGATTGTGTCGACCATGAATATGATCCAGTAGATCGAAGAAGTAAATTGATTTCCAAACGTACTCGAGAAATGAGAGATGGAGAAGCTGAAAAGATACAACAATATTTTCAGGGTAAGAAAGTGAAAAATCCATCCTTTTCCTATGCCATCCAACTCGATGCTGACAATCAAATAGCTAATATTTTTTGGACTGATGCAAAGATGGTAATGGACTACAGTGACTTTGGTGATGTACTTTGCTTTGATACAACCTACAGGATAAATGAAGATTGTCGTCTATTTTCACCGTTCGTTGGGGTGAACCATCATAGGCAAATGGTGATTTTTGGTGCTGCACTTTTATATAATGAAACTGTTGATTCTTTCAAGTGGCTGTTCCAAAAGTTTTTGGAGGCAATGTCTGGTAAGAAGCCAAAAACAATCCTCACTGATCAAGATGAAATAGTCTCTGAAGCAATTAGTTCCATATTACCGGACATAAACCAACGAGTATGCGTTTGGCATGTGTACCAAAGGGCACTCAAGCAACTGAGTCATATGTTTATAGGTTCTCCGCCTTTCGTGAATGACTTACTCAGTTGCTTTTTCGATCATGAGGAAGAATAA
- the LOC108455171 gene encoding protein FAR1-RELATED SEQUENCE 9-like, with amino-acid sequence MDLHGLWDNEWLNKIFKTREQWAIAYKRHIFCADIKSVQLRGSFILNLKKYLKSDSDVLSFLKQLGKMVNDCHHKELEANYDMSQNMPKLMGDVILLKYARDAYTPRIFELLQQEYETCLNIVVNQCIENGSLLEYKVSIYGQPREYTVAPKPIHLKEVDKRGQSLELGCCI; translated from the exons ATGGATCTACATGGTCTTTGGGATAATGAATGGTTGAACAAGATTTTCAAAACCAGGGAGCAATGGGCCATTGCATACAAACGGCACATCTTTTGCGCCGACATAAAATCCGTGCAACTGCGTGGAAGTTTTATACTTAATCTAAAGAAATACTTAAAGTCTGATTCTGATGTGCTTTCATTCCTCAAGCAACTTGGGAAAATGGTGAATGATTGCCACCACAAAGAGTTGGAAGCTAATTATGATATGTCCCAAAACATGCCGAAACTAATGGGGGATGTGATTCTCTTGAAGTATGCAAGAGATGCTTACACACCAAGGATATTCGAATTGTTGCAGCAAGAATACGAAACATGTCTGAATATTGTTGTCAATCAATGCATTGAGAATGGTTCGCTGCTCGAGTATAAAGTCAGCATATACGGCCAACCTAGAGAGTACACA GTCGCTCCCAAGCCAATACATCTTAAAGAGGTGGACAAGAGAGGCCAGAGTTTAGAGCTTGGTTGCTGTATCTGA
- the LOC108457097 gene encoding peptidyl serine alpha-galactosyltransferase: protein MANFLAILMLVSFWVSFISGQNPGLEAPYRIHTLFSVECQNYFDWQTVGFMHSFKKAQQPGPVTRLLSCTEEEKKNYKGMDLAPTLEVPSMSRHPKTGDWYPAINKPAGIVHWLKHSKDAQSTDWVVILDADMILRGPIIPWELGAEKGHPVAAYYGYLIGCDNILAKMHTKHPELCDKVGGLLAMHIDDLRVLAPLWLSKTEEVREDRAHWGTNITGDIYGTGWISEMYGYSFGAAEAGLRHKINDNLMIYPGYTPQPGVEPILLHYGLPFSVGNWSFSKLEHHEDGIVYECGRLFPEPPYPREIKLMEPDPNKRRALFLNIECINTMNEGLLLQHTRNGCPKPKWSKYLSFLKSKTFAKLTQPKLLTPPRMQTEVAKEVKEINESIRPYPKIHTLFSTECTTYFDWQTVGLMHSFHLSGQPGNITRLLSCTDEDLKQYKGHDLAPTHYVPSMSRHPLTGDWYPAINKPAAVVHWLNHVNVDAEYIVILDADMILRGPITPWEFKAARGRPVSTPYEYLIGCDNELAKLHTRHPEACDKVGGVIIVHIDDLREFALLWLLKTEEVRADKAHYATNITGDIYESGWISEMYGYSFGAAELKLRHLISNEILIYPGYVPKPDVKYRVFHYGLEFKVGNWSFDKAKWREVDMVNKCWATFPDPPDPSTLEQTDENELQRDLLSIECARTLNEALRLHHKRRNCPEPTVLSNPALDTTKDIANSRKVGRFSKTDDIESNPVPRNHSQESSEPKVRDGLFSTLRFWIILLWVFSGLGFILVMLAMCSGYTSKGSSKGKSNKSRRRSYTGFLKTNGRDRQGRKSDASL, encoded by the exons ATGGCCAATTTCTTAGCTATTCTAATGCTAGTTAGCTTTTGGGTTAGTTTCATTTCGGGTCAAAACCCGGGTCTTGAAGCTCCCTATAGGATCCACACTTTGTTCTCGGTGGAATGCCAGAACTACTTCGATTGGCAAACCGTCGGATTCATGCACAGCTTCAAGAAGGCCCAGCAACCCGGACCAGTGACCCGGTTACTGAGCTGTACGGAGGAAGAGAAGAAGAATTATAAAGGGATGGATTTGGCTCCAACTCTAGAAGTTCCCTCTATGAGTAGACATCCTAAAACTGGTGATTG GTATCCTGCAATTAACAAACCTGCTGGAATTGTCCACTGGCTAAAACATAGTAAAGATGCGCAGAGCACCGACTGGGTAGTGATTTTGGATGCGGACATGATCCTCCGAGGTCCGATTATACCTTGGGAACTTGGGGCAGAGAAAGGCCACCCTGTTGCCGCTTATTATGG GTACTTGATTGGATGTGACAATATTTTGGCTAAAATGCATACAAAGCACCCAGAACTTTGTGACAAGGTTGGTGGGCTCTTAGCCATGCACATAGATGATCTTCGAGTTTTAGCACCTTTGTGGCTTTCAAAGACGGAAGAAGTACGAGAAGACAGAGCTCACTGGGGGACTAATATAACCGGTGACATCTATGGGACAGGCTGGATTAGCGAGATGTATGGCTATTCGTTTGGGGCAGCAGAA GCTGGACTTAGGCACAAGATTAATGACAACTTGATGATCTACCCGGGCTATACTCCACAACCTGGTGTTGAGCCTATTCTTCTACATTATGGCTTGCCATTTAGTGTGGGAAACTGGTCTTTCAGTAAATTAGAACACCATGAAGATGGAATTGTTTATGAGTGTGGGCGACTCTTTCCCGAGCCTCCTTATCCTAGAGAA ATTAAATTGATGGAACCTGATCCGAATAAAAGGCGTGCCTTGTTCTTGAATATTGAGTGTATTAATACCATGAATGAGGGCCTTCTGTTACAACATACCAGAAATGGATGCCCGAAGCCAAAGTGGTCAAAATATCTAAGCTTTTTGAAAAGCAAAACTTTTGCCAAACTAACTCAACCGAAGCTTCTTACTCCTCCTAGGATGCAAACTGAGGTGGCCAAGGAGGTGAAGGAAATCAATGAATCTATAAGACCATACCCGAAAATCCATACATTATTTTCGACCGAATGTACTACTTATTTTGATTGGCAAACTGTAGGGCTCATGCACAGTTTCCACCTCAGTGGCCAGCCCGGAAATATAACACGTCTTCTCAGCTGTACAGATGAGGACTTAAAGCAATACAAAGGCCATGACCTGGCACCCACTCATTATGTCCCTTCAATGAGCCGCCACCCGCTAACAGGCGACTG GTATCCGGCAATTAATAAACCAGCTGCTGTTGTTCATTGGCTCAACCATGTAAACGTTGATGCTGAGTACATAGTTATCCTTGATGCCGACATGATCTTAAGAGGCCCAATTACACCATGGGAGTTCAAAGCAGCACGTGGCCGACCAGTTTCAACCCCGTATGA ATACCTTATTGGTTGTGACAATGAGCTTGCTAAACTTCATACTCGCCATCCTGAGGCTTGTGACAAAGTTGGTGGTGTCATTATCGTGCATATTGATGACCTCCGGGAATTTGCACTGCTATGGTTGCTTAAAACCGAGGAGGTCCGAGCTGACAAAGCTCATTATGCAACAAACATCACTGGAGATATATATGAATCTGGTTGGATCAGTGAAATGTACGGTTACTCGTTTGGTGCAGCAGAG TTGAAATTACGGCATCTCATAAGCAATGAGATATTAATATATCCCGGATATGTTCCCAAACCTGATGTCAAGTACAGAGTTTTCCACTACGGCTTGGAATTTAAAGTTGGGAACTGGAGCTTTGATAAAGCGAAGTGGAGAGAGGTTGACATGGTCAACAAATGCTGGGCTACATTTCCCGACCCTCCAGATCCTTCAACCCTTGAACAAACCGACGAGAATGAACTTCAACGAGACCTGCTTAGCATAGAATGTGCAAGAACACTAAATGAAGCACTGCGTTTGCATCACAAGAGGAGAAACTGCCCCGAGCCTACTGTCTTATCAAATCCAGCATTGGATACAACTAAGGATATTGCAAATTCAAGGAAAGTTGGTAGGTTTTCCAAGACTGATGATATAGAAAGCAATCCCGTGCCCAGAAATCATTCTCAGGAGTCATCTGAACCTAAAGTTAGAGATGGGCTATTCAGTACTTTAAGGTTCTGGATCATTCTCCTATGGGTGTTTTCTGGATTGGGTTTTATTTTAGTCATGTTAGCGATGTGTTCAGGATATACAAGCAAGGGGTCATCAAAAGGGAAAAGTAACAAAAGCAGGAGAAGATCTTATACGGGGTTTTTAAAAACCAATGGTCGTGATCGGCAAGGTCGCAAGTCAGACGCATCATTGTAA